In Gemmatimonadota bacterium, a single genomic region encodes these proteins:
- a CDS encoding DUF1446 domain-containing protein, with product MVRVANGQGFWGDDREAPVRQIEGGAIDYLTLDYLAEVTMSIMRRMKDRNPDTGYATDFVPLMERIFPECASRGVTVIANAGGVNPAGCARAVADAAARAGTRARVALVRGDDIADRLEEITSSGHTLSHMENGEPLTTVLDRVRCANVYLGAAPVVEALARLDAQRDASREGAASKAKVVVTGRVADASLTVAPLVHEFGWSMRRFDLLGAATVAGHVLECGAQATGGNCMHTWWEIPDLAAVGFPIVEAGADGGITVTKHVGSGGRVDRATVTEQILYEIGDPAAYATPDVIADFTGLSLESDGPDRVRVRGAGGRSRPERLKVSIGVASGWRATGTMTYAWPDAALKARAAARLLGRRLDRLGLGFNETRAELVGWDSALGPLSGPPPPDLPEVELRFGVRSESRAAVERFSREIAPLVLTGPPSATGYLGGRPRVQEVIAFWPALIDRDMVEPFVTVDVVEV from the coding sequence GTGGTGAGAGTGGCGAACGGGCAAGGATTCTGGGGCGACGACCGCGAGGCCCCGGTCCGCCAGATCGAGGGAGGCGCCATCGACTATCTCACCCTCGACTACCTGGCCGAAGTGACGATGTCCATCATGCGCCGAATGAAGGACAGGAATCCGGACACGGGGTACGCCACCGACTTCGTACCGCTGATGGAGCGAATCTTTCCGGAGTGCGCGAGCCGGGGCGTCACCGTGATCGCGAACGCGGGCGGAGTCAATCCGGCAGGGTGCGCTCGGGCCGTCGCCGATGCGGCAGCTAGAGCCGGGACCCGTGCCCGGGTAGCGCTGGTTCGGGGCGACGACATCGCCGATCGGCTCGAAGAGATCACCTCTTCCGGTCACACCCTGTCGCACATGGAGAACGGCGAGCCGTTGACGACCGTGCTCGATCGCGTTCGCTGCGCCAACGTCTATCTCGGAGCCGCTCCCGTGGTCGAGGCGCTCGCTAGGCTGGACGCCCAAAGGGATGCAAGCAGGGAAGGGGCCGCCTCGAAAGCGAAGGTCGTGGTCACTGGCCGGGTCGCCGACGCTTCTCTGACCGTGGCTCCCCTCGTGCACGAATTCGGCTGGTCCATGCGGCGCTTCGATCTTCTGGGAGCCGCGACGGTCGCCGGCCACGTGCTCGAGTGCGGAGCGCAGGCGACCGGCGGCAACTGCATGCACACCTGGTGGGAGATTCCCGATCTCGCTGCGGTCGGCTTTCCCATCGTCGAGGCAGGGGCCGACGGTGGAATCACAGTCACCAAGCATGTCGGAAGCGGAGGCCGGGTCGATCGGGCGACGGTGACCGAGCAGATCCTGTACGAGATCGGTGACCCTGCGGCATACGCCACACCGGACGTGATCGCCGATTTCACCGGCTTGAGCCTGGAGAGCGACGGTCCCGACCGGGTGAGGGTGCGCGGTGCCGGGGGTCGGTCCCGACCCGAACGTCTGAAGGTCTCGATAGGGGTGGCATCCGGTTGGCGCGCCACCGGAACGATGACCTACGCGTGGCCCGACGCGGCCTTGAAGGCCCGTGCGGCCGCCCGTCTGCTCGGAAGGCGTCTGGACCGGCTCGGTCTCGGTTTCAACGAGACACGGGCCGAGCTCGTGGGCTGGGATTCCGCACTGGGACCGCTTTCCGGACCGCCGCCGCCGGATTTGCCCGAGGTCGAACTTCGGTTCGGGGTTCGCTCCGAGTCCCGCGCCGCCGTCGAGCGTTTCAGCCGCGAGATCGCGCCGCTCGTGCTCACCGGACCGCCATCGGCCACCGGCTACCTGGGCGGGCGGCCCCGCGTCCAGGAGGTGATCGCCTTCTGGCCGGCGCTGATCGACCGCGACATGGTGGAGCCCTTCGTCACCGTCGACGTGGTCGAGGTCTGA
- a CDS encoding enoyl-CoA hydratase/isomerase family protein yields MNVPKGGRSSLVAADVDGGVRRIELRRGRKRNALSRRLVEGLAGALREAACDPESRVVAICGEGSDFSAGADLVELAESRELSREERLEDAMRLGELFKQIRNHPRPVVATVRGRALGGGCGLAIACDAVLASDDARFGFPELHIGFVPALVMAMLRRKLPETRIFDLVATGKPVSAARAAEIGLITKVFPGESFDSGAAEYLRDLAGRPPGAMNATRKLLAESDGLSFDEAMALGAHVNAEARESDELRDGLARFFRRR; encoded by the coding sequence TTGAACGTGCCAAAGGGCGGGCGCAGCTCCCTGGTGGCCGCCGACGTCGATGGCGGGGTGCGTCGGATCGAGCTCCGTCGCGGACGCAAGCGCAACGCCCTCTCGCGTCGTCTGGTGGAAGGGCTGGCCGGAGCGTTGCGGGAAGCCGCCTGCGACCCCGAGAGCCGGGTAGTCGCCATCTGCGGCGAAGGCAGCGATTTTTCGGCCGGCGCCGACCTCGTCGAGCTGGCGGAGTCTCGCGAACTTTCGCGCGAGGAGCGTCTTGAGGACGCCATGCGCCTGGGCGAACTCTTCAAGCAGATCCGGAACCATCCCCGGCCCGTCGTGGCGACCGTGCGCGGGCGAGCACTGGGCGGCGGATGCGGTCTGGCGATCGCCTGCGACGCCGTACTTGCGAGCGACGACGCCCGTTTCGGGTTCCCCGAGCTGCACATCGGCTTCGTTCCGGCGCTGGTGATGGCCATGCTCCGCAGAAAGCTTCCTGAGACGCGCATCTTCGATCTCGTGGCCACCGGGAAACCGGTGTCGGCCGCCCGTGCCGCCGAGATCGGCCTCATTACCAAGGTGTTCCCCGGGGAAAGCTTCGATTCCGGCGCTGCCGAGTACCTGCGCGATCTGGCCGGGCGCCCTCCGGGAGCGATGAACGCCACCAGGAAGCTCCTCGCGGAGAGCGACGGGCTCTCCTTCGACGAGGCGATGGCGCTGGGAGCCCACGTGAACGCCGAAGCCAGGGAGTCGGACGAACTTCGCGACGGCCTCGCGCGCTTCTTCCGCCGCCGCTGA
- a CDS encoding methylmalonyl-CoA mutase, which produces MSNTSTAPGTSESLIRVLESKETEIADLRARLGAWEAAYGELPKRPHLVDSAGKEVPPLATPFDSGGSYLSDVGLPGEYPFTRGPYTSMYRTRLWTMRQFAGFATAEETNARYRYLLEQGQTGLSVAFDFPTLMGYDSDHPRSLGEVGVCGVAISSAADMERLFKGIPLDRVSVSMTINGPAAILFAFYVVAAERQGVDAALLRGTVQNDILKEYQAQHAWVYPPEPALRIIVDMLEWCSTNTPKYNPVSISGYHIREAGATAAQELAFTLANGFEYVERGRRRGLAVDAFAPRLSFFLDVHNNLFEEVAKFRAARRIWARHLRHRYGARDPLSWRLRTHAQTAGVTLTAQQPENNVVRVAYQALAAVLGGTQSLHTNSMDETLALPTRKAVRIALRTQQILAHESGVANSIDPLAGSYFVEALTDELERDAEEYFEEIEDAGGVVPAIESGWFQREIAASAARQQGEIESGERIVVGVNAFTGGSEEIEIDTLRIDPSVEERRVERLRELRAARDAARAESSIEALRGTAAGSENLIPRLIDCARADCTLFEIRNAMETVFGAYREPVFF; this is translated from the coding sequence ATGTCCAACACCAGCACTGCGCCCGGCACCTCCGAGAGCCTGATCCGGGTCCTGGAAAGCAAGGAAACGGAGATCGCCGATCTTCGCGCTCGCCTGGGCGCCTGGGAGGCCGCCTACGGAGAGCTTCCCAAGCGTCCGCACCTCGTCGACTCGGCGGGGAAGGAGGTGCCGCCGCTGGCGACGCCTTTCGACTCCGGCGGTTCCTACCTTTCCGATGTCGGCCTTCCCGGCGAGTATCCGTTCACGCGGGGTCCTTACACGAGCATGTACCGGACCAGGCTGTGGACCATGCGCCAGTTCGCCGGTTTCGCCACCGCCGAGGAAACCAACGCGCGCTATCGCTATCTCCTCGAACAGGGTCAGACCGGTCTTTCGGTCGCCTTCGATTTCCCGACGCTGATGGGCTACGACTCCGACCACCCGCGTTCGCTCGGAGAGGTCGGCGTGTGCGGCGTGGCGATCTCTTCCGCAGCCGACATGGAACGTCTCTTCAAGGGCATACCGCTCGACCGCGTGTCGGTCTCCATGACCATCAACGGACCTGCCGCGATACTCTTCGCCTTCTACGTGGTCGCCGCCGAGCGCCAGGGCGTCGATGCGGCGCTGCTGCGCGGCACGGTGCAGAACGACATCCTGAAGGAGTATCAGGCTCAACATGCGTGGGTCTATCCGCCCGAGCCCGCCCTGCGCATCATCGTCGACATGCTGGAGTGGTGTTCGACCAACACTCCGAAGTACAACCCCGTCTCCATCTCCGGCTACCACATCAGAGAAGCCGGCGCCACCGCCGCACAGGAGCTCGCCTTCACACTCGCGAACGGCTTCGAGTACGTGGAACGGGGTCGGAGACGCGGTCTTGCGGTCGACGCCTTCGCGCCGCGGCTTTCCTTCTTTTTGGACGTGCACAACAACCTCTTCGAGGAGGTCGCCAAGTTCCGGGCCGCCCGCCGTATCTGGGCCAGGCATCTCCGCCATCGCTACGGCGCTCGGGATCCACTCTCCTGGAGACTGCGCACGCATGCGCAGACCGCAGGGGTCACCCTGACCGCGCAGCAACCCGAAAACAACGTCGTGCGAGTGGCCTACCAGGCGCTCGCCGCGGTCCTCGGCGGCACGCAGTCGCTGCACACGAACTCCATGGACGAGACGCTCGCTCTCCCGACGAGGAAGGCGGTACGCATAGCGTTGCGCACGCAGCAGATACTCGCTCACGAGTCCGGCGTCGCGAACTCCATCGACCCGCTGGCCGGATCCTATTTCGTCGAGGCGCTCACCGACGAGCTGGAACGGGATGCGGAGGAGTACTTCGAGGAGATCGAGGATGCCGGTGGAGTGGTGCCCGCCATCGAGAGCGGATGGTTCCAGAGGGAGATCGCCGCATCGGCGGCTCGCCAGCAAGGCGAGATCGAGAGCGGGGAACGGATCGTGGTCGGCGTCAACGCCTTCACCGGCGGTTCGGAGGAGATCGAGATCGACACGTTGCGGATCGATCCGAGCGTGGAGGAGCGTCGAGTGGAACGCCTGCGGGAGCTGAGAGCCGCGAGGGATGCGGCCAGGGCCGAGAGCTCGATCGAAGCGCTGCGTGGGACGGCAGCCGGTTCGGAGAATCTCATCCCGCGCCTCATCGACTGTGCGCGAGCCGACTGCACGCTCTTCGAGATAAGGAATGCGATGGAGACGGTCTTCGGAGCTTACCGGGAGCCGGTTTTCTTTTGA
- the fbaA gene encoding class II fructose-bisphosphate aldolase produces the protein MPIATPREFAAMLDAAQDGDYAYPAVNVTSIVTLNAAMKGFSDSRSDGIIQFSTGAGQFAAGLETADAAHGCIVLAEAAHRLAERYDVLFALNTDHCQPQKAAEFLKPLIRATAERRARGEGNLFQNHMLDASALRLEENIEISREYLALAAEHEIILEVEAGVVGGEEDGAAGSEDTPEEHLYTTPEDMLAVYEGLREIGRFTFAATFGNVHGHYKPGAVKLRPEILRNGQEAVISRYGEEARMDLVFHGGSGSSREEIRETLGYGVVKMNIDTDTQYAFTRPIADHMMTGYEGVLKIDGEVGNKKLYDPRSYLKKAEASMAARVSEGCEDLLSAGRSIFERT, from the coding sequence ATGCCCATAGCCACGCCCCGCGAGTTCGCCGCGATGCTCGATGCCGCGCAGGACGGCGATTACGCGTATCCTGCAGTCAACGTGACCTCCATCGTCACGCTGAACGCCGCCATGAAGGGTTTCAGCGACTCGCGTTCGGACGGCATCATCCAGTTCTCGACCGGAGCCGGGCAGTTCGCGGCGGGGCTTGAAACGGCGGATGCGGCCCACGGCTGCATCGTGCTCGCCGAGGCCGCTCATCGCCTGGCGGAGCGTTACGACGTGCTCTTCGCCCTCAACACCGACCATTGCCAGCCGCAGAAGGCCGCCGAATTCCTGAAGCCGCTCATTCGCGCGACCGCCGAGCGACGGGCGCGGGGAGAGGGCAATCTCTTCCAGAACCACATGCTCGACGCATCCGCGCTCAGGCTCGAAGAGAACATCGAAATTTCGAGGGAATATCTTGCGTTGGCCGCCGAACACGAGATCATCCTCGAGGTGGAGGCCGGCGTGGTAGGTGGCGAGGAGGACGGCGCTGCAGGATCGGAGGATACTCCGGAGGAACACCTCTACACGACACCGGAGGACATGCTGGCGGTATACGAAGGGCTCCGGGAGATCGGACGCTTCACCTTCGCCGCCACCTTCGGCAACGTGCACGGCCACTACAAGCCGGGAGCGGTCAAGCTCCGCCCCGAGATTCTCCGCAACGGCCAGGAGGCGGTGATCTCCCGGTACGGCGAGGAGGCGCGCATGGATCTCGTCTTCCACGGAGGAAGTGGCAGCTCCCGGGAAGAAATTCGCGAGACGCTGGGTTACGGCGTGGTCAAGATGAATATCGACACCGACACTCAGTACGCCTTCACCCGACCCATCGCCGACCACATGATGACGGGTTACGAGGGTGTGCTCAAGATCGACGGCGAGGTCGGCAACAAGAAGCTCTACGATCCGCGCTCCTATCTCAAGAAGGCGGAAGCGTCGATGGCGGCGCGCGTCAGCGAGGGATGCGAAGACCTGCTCAGCGCCGGTCGGTCGATCTTCGAGCGGACGTAA
- a CDS encoding cobalamin B12-binding domain-containing protein yields MSAGPAGVPGRRIRILVGKPGLDGHDRGAKVIASAFRDAGFEVIYTGLHQTPEMIAAAAVQEDVDVVALSILSGAHMTLFPKVQELLREQGGEHVLITGGGIIPEEDAKALRERGIGRIFGPGTSTRDAIEYVRGWFEETAA; encoded by the coding sequence TTGAGCGCGGGACCGGCCGGCGTCCCCGGACGCAGAATCAGAATCCTCGTCGGGAAGCCTGGGCTCGACGGCCACGACCGGGGCGCGAAGGTGATCGCAAGCGCCTTCCGCGACGCCGGATTCGAGGTGATCTACACGGGTCTCCATCAGACTCCGGAGATGATAGCGGCCGCCGCCGTTCAGGAGGACGTCGACGTGGTCGCCCTCTCCATACTCTCCGGCGCCCACATGACGCTCTTCCCCAAGGTGCAGGAGCTGCTCCGGGAGCAGGGAGGGGAACATGTGCTCATCACCGGCGGAGGCATCATTCCGGAGGAAGACGCCAAGGCATTGCGGGAGAGAGGGATAGGACGCATCTTCGGACCAGGAACCTCGACGCGAGACGCTATCGAGTACGTACGCGGCTGGTTCGAAGAAACGGCCGCCTGA
- the meaB gene encoding methylmalonyl Co-A mutase-associated GTPase MeaB produces MPGSHLDSLVRNFRAGRIGALARAISIIEDERKGYDTLARELLGGPPAARRTGFTGPPGAGKSSLLTAATETYRSDDERVGVVAVDPTSPYSGGALLGDRIRMNDLATDPGVFIRSMATRGSLGGLAGATREALDLIDAFGFERILVETVGVGQTELEIVSAADTVVVVLVPESGDSVQAMKAGLMEIADIFVVNKADRPGADRLARDLRQALRLREEVVTRPAAGHHGVDLTSVRVRRNEATEGGDRSGLEPDAPASRRPARKSPRKDETKWRVPVLPTVAHRREGVPELLATITRHREWLESSGELRRRRELRAGSRVRDIAERELIGRLKGAGWAEELIESQVGEIAAGRVTPYDVAREITDRLLRL; encoded by the coding sequence GTGCCCGGATCCCATCTCGACAGCCTGGTCCGAAACTTCCGAGCCGGACGCATAGGCGCTCTTGCACGAGCCATATCGATAATCGAGGACGAGCGAAAGGGATACGACACCCTCGCGCGAGAGTTGCTCGGTGGTCCTCCCGCAGCCCGTCGAACCGGCTTCACGGGTCCGCCCGGAGCCGGCAAGTCCAGCCTCCTGACAGCCGCGACCGAAACCTACCGTTCCGACGATGAGCGGGTCGGGGTGGTGGCCGTCGATCCGACCTCCCCGTACTCCGGCGGAGCGCTGCTCGGCGACCGAATTCGCATGAACGATCTCGCGACCGACCCCGGTGTCTTCATTCGCTCGATGGCGACTCGAGGTTCCTTGGGAGGGCTGGCAGGCGCAACCCGCGAAGCTCTCGATCTCATCGACGCCTTCGGCTTCGAGCGGATACTCGTCGAGACCGTGGGCGTGGGGCAGACCGAGCTGGAAATTGTGAGCGCGGCCGATACCGTGGTGGTGGTGCTGGTGCCGGAATCCGGAGACTCGGTGCAGGCCATGAAGGCGGGTCTGATGGAGATAGCGGATATCTTCGTAGTCAACAAGGCCGACCGCCCGGGGGCCGATCGGTTGGCCCGCGATCTCAGGCAGGCCCTCAGACTGCGCGAGGAGGTGGTGACCAGACCGGCCGCCGGTCATCACGGAGTCGACCTGACGTCGGTGCGGGTCCGCCGAAACGAGGCGACGGAAGGGGGCGACCGATCCGGCTTGGAGCCTGATGCGCCCGCATCCCGACGCCCCGCCCGCAAATCTCCGAGAAAGGACGAGACGAAGTGGAGGGTCCCGGTGCTTCCGACCGTCGCCCACCGGCGGGAGGGCGTTCCCGAACTGCTCGCCACGATCACCCGACATCGGGAGTGGCTGGAGAGTTCTGGCGAACTGCGCAGGCGGCGAGAACTGCGCGCGGGAAGCCGGGTGCGCGACATCGCCGAGCGCGAGCTGATCGGAAGACTTAAGGGTGCCGGATGGGCCGAAGAGCTCATCGAGAGCCAGGTTGGAGAGATCGCGGCCGGTCGCGTGACGCCCTACGACGTCGCGCGTGAGATCACCGACCGCCTGCTTCGACTCTGA
- a CDS encoding acyl-CoA carboxylase subunit beta, with translation MDGDQQAARGRQRILADELLELREQLYRGGGARRVERQHSKGKLTARERVRLLFDEGEDWFEIGLLLGYDLYEGGAPSAGVVTGVGRVHGRPVVVVANDATVKAGSWWPETITKMLRAQEAAMGCGLPIVYLVDSAGVNLPYQSGVFPGRYGAARIFRNCSIMRRWLRIPQIAAVMGPCIAGGAYLPALSDLIIMVEGSSFMGLGGPNLVKGATGRNVDAEELGGARLHVEISGVAHRTAPDDETCVEEIRDQLKAVASAPAPDAKKATASAVRPAADLYELLPDDHRHPYDAREALACIVDANSLRQFQEGHAPELICARATVAGRRVGVLANARGIFPRPGGDGPPTLGGIIYTESARKAARFIDIMDRQSIPLLFIQDVSGFMVGPEAERSGIIRAGADFVEAMATAKVPRIVVTLNHASGAGYYAMAGQGFDPDFILSLPGGRMGVMEGASAVAGLFESQLATLREREEVRDEAVRAEYDRQLDARFAAARGFVDAIVLPEELRPYLALLLDATRGKRERRTPEELGIRYLGADGFGGDGGFGEGGFGGDRELDEVRDSDGGGRA, from the coding sequence GTGGACGGCGACCAGCAGGCCGCCCGCGGACGCCAGCGCATACTCGCGGACGAACTCCTCGAGCTTCGCGAGCAGCTCTACCGAGGCGGAGGCGCCCGACGTGTGGAGCGTCAACACTCCAAAGGTAAACTGACGGCCCGCGAACGCGTCCGGCTCCTCTTCGACGAGGGCGAAGACTGGTTCGAGATCGGCCTTCTGCTCGGGTACGACCTTTATGAAGGGGGAGCCCCGTCCGCAGGGGTCGTGACGGGAGTGGGACGTGTCCACGGGCGCCCCGTCGTGGTGGTGGCCAACGATGCCACCGTCAAGGCGGGCTCCTGGTGGCCGGAAACGATCACCAAGATGCTCAGGGCCCAGGAAGCGGCGATGGGATGCGGCCTCCCCATCGTCTATCTGGTGGACTCGGCCGGGGTCAATCTTCCTTATCAGAGCGGGGTCTTCCCGGGGCGTTACGGCGCGGCGCGCATATTCCGCAACTGCTCCATTATGCGCCGCTGGCTCCGCATTCCCCAGATCGCGGCCGTGATGGGACCCTGCATTGCGGGAGGGGCCTACCTGCCGGCGCTCTCCGACCTGATCATCATGGTCGAAGGCAGCTCGTTCATGGGGCTGGGAGGCCCCAACCTGGTCAAGGGAGCCACGGGACGGAATGTCGACGCCGAAGAGCTCGGCGGCGCTCGTCTACATGTCGAGATCAGCGGCGTGGCGCACCGCACGGCGCCCGACGACGAGACCTGCGTGGAGGAGATCAGGGATCAGCTCAAGGCTGTGGCGTCGGCACCCGCCCCGGATGCCAAGAAAGCCACCGCGTCGGCGGTGAGACCCGCTGCGGATCTCTACGAGCTGCTGCCTGACGACCATCGTCACCCCTACGACGCCCGGGAGGCGCTCGCCTGCATCGTCGACGCGAACTCTCTCCGTCAATTTCAGGAGGGCCACGCTCCGGAACTCATCTGCGCTCGGGCGACCGTTGCGGGAAGAAGGGTGGGAGTCCTCGCGAACGCTCGCGGCATCTTCCCGAGGCCGGGTGGCGACGGACCGCCGACGCTGGGCGGGATCATCTACACCGAGAGCGCGCGCAAGGCGGCCCGCTTCATCGACATCATGGATCGACAATCCATACCGCTCCTCTTCATCCAGGACGTATCCGGGTTCATGGTCGGTCCCGAGGCCGAACGTTCCGGGATCATCCGTGCGGGCGCCGACTTCGTCGAGGCGATGGCCACCGCGAAGGTACCGCGCATCGTCGTGACGCTCAACCACGCATCTGGAGCCGGATATTACGCGATGGCAGGGCAGGGGTTCGATCCGGATTTCATCCTCTCGCTTCCGGGGGGACGCATGGGGGTGATGGAGGGGGCAAGCGCCGTGGCCGGCCTCTTCGAGTCGCAACTGGCCACTCTGAGGGAGAGGGAAGAGGTGCGGGACGAAGCGGTCAGGGCCGAATACGACAGGCAGCTCGACGCCCGCTTCGCCGCCGCGCGCGGCTTCGTGGACGCCATCGTCCTGCCCGAGGAGCTTCGACCTTACCTGGCGCTTCTGCTGGACGCGACGCGAGGAAAAAGGGAGCGTCGGACGCCGGAGGAGTTGGGTATCAGGTATCTCGGAGCCGATGGATTCGGTGGGGACGGCGGGTTCGGTGAGGGTGGATTCGGTGGGGACCGCGAGCTTGACGAGGTCCGCGATTCGGACGGAGGCGGTCGGGCGTGA
- a CDS encoding sodium:solute symporter family protein: MTVNLQLLAILAYSLALAGLGIWLARRVRDASGFFVAGRRLGAGLTFSTFLAANIGAGSVIAASGLAYREGLSAWWWVGSAGIGSMLLGLWIGPRIWEIAKREGLLTTGDFLEYRYGQSVRTAVAVILWFAGLAALAAQLVAMSQILTWVLGAPTWLGAALGGALVVTYFATGGLLASAWVNMVQLVVLLGGMAVLVPVAMVRAGGWDKVVGSELAHGLPGFLNGEGSGWVLAALLVPAFMVSPGLLQKAFGARDKRSLRLGIVLQGVVLLLFACVPVALGLLARVHDPSLAGSAELAVPTVLTYGVPAAVGALALAAVFSAEVSSADAVLFMLTTSLSKDLYKRHLRPEASDRDLLRVARFTAAIAGAGAVLLAIANPSVVGQLTLFYSILSVSLFVPVLAGIYRSRFGTLEALATIAFGVAVLFIVRLSDLGDAHRLLDPALLGIAGSALAGALALGVRRLR; the protein is encoded by the coding sequence ATGACGGTCAATCTTCAGCTCCTTGCCATCCTCGCCTACTCTCTGGCCCTCGCAGGCCTGGGCATTTGGCTGGCCAGGCGCGTACGCGACGCGTCCGGCTTTTTCGTGGCCGGGAGGCGGCTTGGCGCCGGGCTTACCTTTTCGACCTTCCTTGCGGCCAACATCGGCGCCGGTTCGGTGATCGCGGCGTCCGGCCTCGCCTACCGGGAAGGGCTTTCGGCCTGGTGGTGGGTCGGCTCCGCAGGGATCGGATCCATGCTCCTCGGCCTATGGATCGGCCCACGCATCTGGGAGATCGCCAAACGGGAAGGGCTGCTTACCACGGGCGATTTTCTCGAATACCGCTACGGTCAGTCGGTACGGACGGCGGTGGCGGTGATTTTATGGTTCGCCGGTCTCGCCGCGCTCGCCGCTCAACTCGTCGCCATGTCGCAGATCCTGACCTGGGTGCTGGGAGCGCCGACCTGGCTGGGAGCGGCCTTGGGCGGAGCTCTCGTCGTCACCTATTTCGCGACCGGAGGCCTCTTGGCCAGCGCGTGGGTGAACATGGTCCAGCTCGTCGTTCTTCTGGGAGGCATGGCGGTTCTGGTGCCCGTGGCGATGGTGCGCGCCGGCGGCTGGGATAAGGTCGTGGGCTCGGAGCTCGCCCACGGGCTTCCCGGCTTCCTCAATGGAGAGGGATCCGGGTGGGTGCTCGCAGCTCTGCTGGTGCCGGCCTTCATGGTGTCGCCGGGGCTGCTGCAAAAGGCGTTCGGGGCTCGCGACAAGCGCTCGCTACGTTTGGGGATCGTTCTTCAGGGCGTCGTGCTTCTCTTGTTCGCCTGCGTTCCGGTGGCGCTGGGGCTGCTCGCCCGGGTCCACGACCCCTCGCTTGCGGGAAGCGCCGAACTGGCTGTGCCCACGGTGCTCACCTACGGCGTTCCGGCCGCAGTCGGAGCGCTCGCGCTCGCGGCGGTGTTTTCGGCCGAAGTGTCGTCGGCGGACGCGGTCCTCTTCATGCTGACCACCTCGCTTTCGAAGGACCTCTACAAGCGCCATCTCCGTCCCGAGGCCTCCGATAGGGATCTTCTCCGGGTGGCGCGCTTCACTGCGGCGATCGCCGGAGCGGGAGCGGTGCTGCTCGCCATTGCCAATCCCAGCGTGGTCGGTCAGCTCACCCTTTTCTACTCGATCCTGTCTGTCAGCCTGTTCGTGCCTGTGCTTGCAGGGATCTATCGATCTCGATTCGGGACGCTCGAAGCGCTCGCGACCATAGCCTTCGGAGTCGCCGTGCTCTTCATCGTCCGGTTGAGCGACCTCGGGGACGCCCATCGGCTGCTTGATCCGGCGCTCCTCGGGATAGCCGGATCGGCTTTGGCCGGGGCGCTGGCCCTCGGGGTCCGGAGGCTAAGGTAA